Proteins from a genomic interval of Burkholderiales bacterium:
- a CDS encoding IS630 family transposase, protein DLIAKIDCFVQQYNKHCKPFIWTATADSIIQKLERLCRRINGTAH, encoded by the coding sequence AAGACCTGATCGCGAAGATTGATTGCTTCGTGCAGCAATACAACAAACACTGCAAGCCATTCATATGGACCGCCACCGCCGACTCGATCATCCAGAAACTGGAACGGCTTTGCAGGCGAATTAACGGGACGGCACACTAG
- a CDS encoding OB-fold domain-containing protein: protein MATARPIRSMDPYAEQFWTYTLKKELRLQKCSDCGKFRWPPGPTCDKCLSEEAEWAPVSGRGKVLSWTTFRRKYFDEYPAPHTTIVLELDEGPLFVSYPVDVAVEDLRESMVLSLRWTDGQDKFGEYNLPVFGPPSA, encoded by the coding sequence ATGGCCACGGCGCGCCCGATTCGCTCGATGGATCCGTATGCCGAGCAGTTCTGGACCTACACGCTGAAGAAAGAGCTCAGGCTGCAGAAATGCTCGGACTGCGGCAAGTTCCGCTGGCCGCCCGGGCCGACGTGCGACAAGTGTCTCTCCGAGGAAGCCGAGTGGGCTCCGGTCAGCGGCCGCGGCAAGGTGCTGTCGTGGACGACCTTCCGCCGCAAATACTTCGACGAGTACCCTGCTCCTCACACGACGATCGTGCTCGAGCTCGACGAAGGACCGCTCTTCGTCTCCTATCCCGTCGACGTCGCCGTAGAGGACCTGCGCGAGAGCATGGTGCTTTCGCTGCGCTGGACCGACGGACAAGACAAGTTCGGCGAATACAACCTGCCGGTGTTCGGACCGCCGTCCGCGTAG
- a CDS encoding thiolase family protein: MAVRFDQDRLGRLRDTVAVVGVGETDYGADYRGAGGKAMGKGEARVDHYTLASRALKRALDDAGLTKDDIDGLCTGPTLSSERACELWGMNPGWSGSGDAAQCIIEATMAINAGLCTTVALVYGNAQRSMNTAYGGARVTGGGITSYFYYAPWGLTSQGALYALFFQRHKLLYGTTEEQLGAIAVAFRKHACMNPNAVMQKPLTIEDYMNAPYVAEPLRLFDYCLINDGGVAIIVRRADMAKDLKHKPVMVSAIGWSEENVDATQLRPRLKDFYHTAHHGVAAQVYPMAGLTPKDVDVFATYDSFSVHLLASLEGFGFCKEGEGGPFVQDGRIEIGGELPCNTSGGMLSESYMQSWNHQPELVRQLRGGLGQRQVKGAEVAQYVHDVAGKCKSIIYTRQ, from the coding sequence ATGGCAGTTCGCTTCGACCAGGACCGGCTCGGCCGGCTGAGAGACACCGTGGCCGTCGTCGGGGTCGGCGAGACCGACTACGGCGCCGACTATCGCGGCGCCGGCGGCAAGGCCATGGGCAAAGGCGAGGCGCGCGTCGACCATTACACGCTCGCCTCGCGCGCGCTGAAACGGGCGCTCGACGACGCGGGGCTGACCAAGGACGACATCGACGGCCTCTGCACCGGCCCGACCTTATCGAGCGAGCGCGCGTGCGAGCTCTGGGGCATGAACCCGGGGTGGAGCGGCAGCGGCGATGCCGCCCAGTGCATCATCGAGGCGACCATGGCCATCAACGCCGGGCTGTGCACGACGGTGGCCCTGGTCTACGGCAACGCCCAGCGCTCGATGAATACCGCCTACGGCGGGGCGCGCGTGACGGGCGGGGGCATCACGTCGTACTTCTATTACGCGCCGTGGGGGCTCACGTCGCAGGGCGCGCTCTACGCGCTCTTCTTTCAGCGCCACAAGCTGCTCTACGGAACGACCGAGGAGCAGCTCGGCGCGATCGCGGTGGCGTTCCGCAAGCACGCGTGCATGAATCCCAACGCGGTGATGCAGAAGCCGCTGACCATCGAAGACTACATGAACGCGCCGTATGTCGCGGAGCCGCTGCGCCTCTTCGATTACTGCCTCATCAACGACGGCGGCGTGGCGATCATCGTGCGCCGCGCCGACATGGCGAAGGACCTGAAGCACAAGCCGGTGATGGTGAGCGCCATCGGCTGGTCCGAGGAGAACGTCGACGCGACTCAGCTTCGGCCGCGCCTGAAAGATTTCTATCACACCGCGCATCACGGTGTGGCAGCGCAGGTCTATCCCATGGCAGGGCTCACGCCGAAGGACGTCGATGTCTTCGCCACCTACGACAGCTTCAGCGTGCACCTGCTGGCGTCGCTCGAAGGCTTCGGCTTCTGCAAGGAAGGCGAGGGCGGTCCTTTCGTGCAGGACGGGCGCATCGAGATCGGCGGCGAGCTGCCGTGCAACACCAGCGGCGGCATGCTTTCCGAGAGCTACATGCAGAGCTGGAACCACCAGCCCGAGCTGGTGCGGCAGTTGCGCGGCGGTCTCGGACAAAGACAGGTGAAAGGGGCCGAGGTCGCGCAGTACGTGCACGACGTCGCCGGCAAGTGCAAGAGCATCATCTATACACGGCAATAG
- a CDS encoding CoA transferase: protein MSAKSPARPGVLSGIRVLDFTWKTVGPWAPRLLTHYGAEVIHVERAGGYDDHRYNAVPSIVRDDPQPAELPGTKKVYADAQFNTLREEKAAAGEVPGQKKLYAAPYFNTLHHGKLAISLNTKNPEGLKIVERLIGLCDAVVENFSGEVLTSWGLTWERIHALNPRTVYMSLSGFGHSGDWKGYRSFGPTAAAQSGLSLASGLPGQPPAGWGYSYLDVMGGWMGGLALIQALLQAKKTGKGMYVDYAVTEGAMSMVGTYMLDYQVNGRRTRRPDFPPGNRSIFPSLAPHNTYRCAGRDRNGQNWWVFIACETQAQFESLCAVMGQPGLVLDPKFATVEARVTNQDELDGIIGNWTRARRRYDIMRKCQAAGIICAVVQSAEDRVEYDPQLQHREMHPIIGHPELGECPYEGYPVKMSRTPAFVHGRAPTLAEHNDYVYGELLGMSAAEIASLREREVI, encoded by the coding sequence ATGAGCGCGAAATCTCCCGCGCGGCCCGGCGTCCTCAGCGGCATCCGAGTGCTCGACTTCACCTGGAAGACCGTCGGCCCGTGGGCGCCGCGGCTGCTCACCCATTACGGCGCGGAAGTCATACACGTCGAGCGCGCGGGCGGCTACGACGACCATCGCTACAACGCCGTGCCGAGCATCGTCAGGGACGATCCGCAACCGGCCGAATTGCCGGGCACGAAGAAGGTTTACGCGGACGCCCAGTTCAACACGCTGCGCGAAGAGAAGGCTGCGGCCGGAGAAGTCCCGGGACAGAAGAAGCTCTATGCCGCGCCGTACTTCAACACGCTGCATCACGGCAAGCTCGCGATCAGCCTCAATACCAAAAATCCCGAAGGCCTGAAGATCGTCGAGCGCCTCATCGGCCTGTGCGACGCGGTCGTCGAGAACTTCAGCGGCGAGGTCCTGACGAGCTGGGGGCTCACCTGGGAGCGCATCCACGCGCTCAATCCGCGCACCGTGTACATGAGCTTGTCGGGCTTCGGTCACTCGGGCGACTGGAAGGGCTATCGCAGCTTCGGACCGACCGCCGCGGCGCAATCGGGGCTTTCGCTCGCGTCGGGTTTGCCGGGCCAACCGCCGGCCGGCTGGGGCTACTCCTATCTCGACGTGATGGGCGGCTGGATGGGCGGCCTCGCATTGATCCAGGCCCTGCTCCAGGCGAAGAAGACCGGAAAGGGTATGTATGTCGACTACGCGGTGACCGAAGGCGCGATGTCGATGGTCGGCACCTACATGCTCGACTACCAGGTGAACGGCCGGCGCACGCGGCGTCCTGATTTCCCGCCGGGGAATCGCTCGATCTTCCCGTCACTGGCGCCGCACAACACCTACCGGTGCGCGGGAAGGGACCGCAACGGCCAGAACTGGTGGGTGTTCATCGCATGCGAGACTCAGGCGCAGTTCGAGTCGTTGTGCGCGGTCATGGGACAGCCGGGCCTCGTACTCGATCCCAAGTTCGCGACCGTCGAGGCGCGCGTGACGAATCAGGACGAGCTCGACGGTATCATCGGCAACTGGACGCGCGCGCGGCGGCGCTACGACATCATGCGTAAGTGTCAGGCGGCGGGGATCATCTGCGCAGTGGTGCAGAGCGCCGAAGATCGCGTCGAGTACGACCCGCAGCTCCAGCACCGCGAGATGCACCCGATCATCGGTCATCCCGAGCTCGGCGAGTGTCCGTACGAAGGCTATCCGGTGAAGATGTCGCGCACGCCGGCATTCGTGCACGGGCGCGCGCCGACGCTGGCCGAGCACAACGACTATGTGTACGGCGAGCTCCTCGGCATGAGCGCGGCGGAGATCGCCTCGCTGCGCGAACGCGAAGTGATTTGA
- a CDS encoding CaiB/BaiF CoA-transferase family protein produces MSGVYEDLTAIELADRRNQWAGKLLSDGGARVIQIEPIDGSPGRWCGPFVDDKTDPDRCLDYWWNNTGKQSVALDVTRKPGQDLLRKLLSKADVFLESTAPGTLNKLGLAYDDVNTNPKLIYASLTDFGQDGPWRDHKMNDHAHLALGGQMSSTGYSDPTVTPIGGQGKQAWHMGCAFLLHGITVALFDRLTSGEGQYIDVSIHDACAIGTEAAVPQWMYYGQTMYRQTGMHANPRRQPPLQLPTADGKYMIAVMQNFGKRVWDNLIKWMDEKGVTGELHDPKYQDEAFRMSEYRTGNVVRDAIARLIKASNGEECFHRAQGYGISWGLVHAAEENYAIPHYQQRGYWRPVEHPEIDRTIPYPRGPVACDALQIEPRGRAPRLGEHTTQVLRQDLGLSDRDIASLKASGVIR; encoded by the coding sequence ATGAGCGGGGTTTACGAAGACCTCACAGCGATAGAGCTTGCCGATCGCCGCAACCAGTGGGCGGGGAAGCTCCTGTCCGATGGCGGCGCGCGCGTCATCCAGATCGAGCCCATCGACGGCAGCCCCGGGCGCTGGTGCGGGCCGTTCGTCGACGACAAGACCGATCCCGATCGCTGTCTCGATTACTGGTGGAACAACACCGGCAAGCAGAGCGTGGCGCTCGATGTGACGCGCAAGCCCGGCCAGGATCTTCTGAGAAAGCTTCTCTCCAAAGCCGACGTCTTCCTCGAGAGCACCGCGCCGGGGACGCTGAACAAGCTGGGGCTCGCATACGACGACGTCAACACCAACCCAAAGCTGATCTACGCCTCGCTCACCGACTTCGGCCAGGACGGACCCTGGCGCGATCACAAGATGAACGACCACGCCCATCTCGCGCTCGGCGGGCAGATGTCGAGCACGGGCTACTCCGACCCGACGGTCACGCCGATCGGCGGACAGGGCAAGCAGGCGTGGCACATGGGCTGCGCTTTTCTCCTGCACGGCATCACCGTCGCGCTCTTCGATCGGCTGACTTCGGGCGAAGGACAGTACATCGACGTCTCGATCCACGACGCGTGCGCGATCGGCACCGAAGCCGCGGTTCCGCAGTGGATGTACTACGGGCAGACGATGTATCGCCAGACCGGCATGCACGCCAATCCCAGGCGCCAGCCGCCGCTGCAACTGCCCACCGCCGACGGCAAGTACATGATCGCGGTGATGCAGAACTTCGGTAAGCGCGTGTGGGACAACCTCATCAAATGGATGGACGAGAAAGGCGTGACCGGCGAGCTGCACGACCCGAAGTACCAGGACGAGGCGTTCCGCATGTCCGAGTATCGAACCGGCAACGTCGTGCGTGACGCCATCGCGCGCCTCATCAAGGCCAGCAACGGCGAGGAGTGCTTCCATCGCGCGCAGGGCTACGGCATCTCGTGGGGCCTCGTGCATGCCGCCGAAGAGAACTACGCCATCCCGCACTACCAGCAGCGCGGCTACTGGCGGCCGGTCGAGCATCCCGAGATCGACCGCACGATTCCGTATCCGCGCGGGCCGGTCGCCTGCGATGCGCTGCAGATCGAGCCGCGAGGCAGGGCACCGCGGCTCGGCGAGCACACGACACAGGTGCTTCGACAGGACCTGGGGCTGAGCGATCGGGACATCGCATCGTTGAAGGCATCGGGAGTCATACGATGA
- a CDS encoding MmgE/PrpD family protein, giving the protein MATKKKTPISPHMRKLSEHLANAVKKPLKKELVERVKLHTVDTFAAMISGTRLLPGQRAIPYVKAIGGTPEAGVVGTRLVVSAANAALANGMFGHADETDDTHPPTLTHPGTSVIPAAFALGERDGLPGASIIRAIALGYDICARMLLTLKPVAFLRSGHHAGATGQLFGAAAAAGALLKLNAEEMRYLMAYTGEHTSGLYAMFRDPEHIEKAYAMGGMPAHNGVAGALMVAHGWTGVEDVFSGQRDFFYTFAPEDVDRNDLVESLGVRHEMMRASIKRWPTGGPIQGPMQVLHELIERHGIKAAQVAKVVMRLSDTELDIVNGRDMPDICLQHLIALMLVDGKVSFRTTHDYARMRDPKILAVRKLVEVVGEESMRDPQRRWNAGVEIRLKDGRTLTNETKAAKGSFANPIERPELEVKAVDLIAPVLGKQKTAALLSALWSLDKLDNVRKLRRLYQK; this is encoded by the coding sequence GTGGCGACTAAAAAGAAGACCCCGATCTCGCCCCACATGCGCAAGCTGAGCGAGCATCTGGCGAACGCGGTCAAGAAGCCGCTCAAAAAGGAGCTCGTCGAGCGCGTGAAGCTCCACACCGTCGACACGTTCGCTGCGATGATTTCGGGCACGCGTCTGCTGCCCGGCCAACGCGCGATCCCCTACGTCAAAGCCATCGGCGGGACGCCTGAAGCCGGCGTCGTCGGCACCCGCCTCGTCGTGTCGGCTGCGAATGCGGCGCTCGCCAACGGCATGTTCGGCCACGCGGACGAAACCGACGACACGCATCCGCCGACGCTGACGCATCCCGGCACGAGCGTGATTCCCGCGGCGTTCGCGCTCGGCGAACGCGACGGTTTGCCGGGTGCTTCGATCATCCGGGCGATCGCGCTGGGCTACGACATCTGCGCGCGCATGCTGCTGACGCTCAAGCCGGTCGCCTTTCTTCGATCCGGCCATCACGCCGGTGCGACCGGGCAGCTCTTCGGCGCAGCGGCCGCCGCCGGTGCTCTGCTGAAACTGAACGCCGAAGAGATGCGTTACCTGATGGCCTACACCGGCGAGCACACCTCGGGCCTCTACGCCATGTTCCGCGACCCCGAGCACATCGAGAAAGCGTATGCGATGGGCGGCATGCCGGCGCACAACGGCGTCGCGGGCGCGCTGATGGTCGCTCACGGCTGGACTGGTGTGGAGGATGTGTTCTCCGGCCAGCGCGATTTCTTCTACACCTTCGCGCCCGAGGACGTCGACCGCAACGATCTCGTCGAAAGCCTGGGCGTCAGGCACGAGATGATGCGCGCCTCGATCAAGCGCTGGCCGACCGGAGGCCCCATACAAGGCCCGATGCAGGTGCTGCACGAGCTCATCGAGCGCCACGGCATCAAGGCCGCGCAGGTCGCGAAGGTCGTCATGCGCCTGTCCGACACCGAGCTCGACATCGTCAACGGCCGCGACATGCCGGACATCTGCCTCCAGCACCTGATCGCGCTCATGCTCGTCGACGGCAAGGTCTCGTTCAGGACCACGCACGACTACGCGCGCATGCGCGATCCGAAAATCCTCGCGGTGAGAAAGCTCGTCGAAGTGGTCGGCGAGGAATCGATGCGCGATCCGCAGCGCCGCTGGAACGCAGGCGTAGAGATCCGTCTCAAAGACGGCCGCACCCTCACGAACGAGACCAAGGCGGCCAAAGGCAGCTTCGCGAATCCGATCGAGCGGCCGGAGCTCGAAGTGAAAGCGGTCGACCTGATCGCGCCGGTGCTCGGAAAACAAAAGACCGCGGCGCTGCTTTCGGCGCTATGGAGCCTCGACAAGCTCGACAACGTGAGAAAGCTGAGGAGGCTCTACCAGAAGTAG
- a CDS encoding DsbA family oxidoreductase: protein MTEPLRIDVVFDFVCPWCYIGKRRLEAALDVWKEEHAGEPEPIVRWLPFQLNPEIPPEGMSRREHQECKHGPAGPDPRKQEQMTALGRRLGVAFEFDRITVQPNTLDAHRLSGCAQRQGSQDAMVEALFRAFFEQGVSLNDHEALADLASAVGFDWRQVAEYLASATDVPAVERLELEARNAGIDIVPFFVFNGKVTVAGAHEVPVLLGAMAQATEPASVSCRPVAT from the coding sequence ATGACCGAGCCCTTGCGCATCGACGTCGTTTTCGACTTCGTCTGCCCCTGGTGCTACATCGGGAAGCGCCGGCTGGAAGCCGCGCTCGATGTGTGGAAGGAAGAGCATGCCGGCGAACCCGAGCCGATCGTGCGCTGGCTGCCTTTCCAGTTGAACCCCGAGATTCCGCCCGAAGGCATGTCGCGGCGCGAGCATCAGGAATGCAAGCACGGTCCGGCCGGTCCCGATCCGCGAAAGCAGGAACAGATGACGGCCTTGGGTCGGCGGCTGGGCGTCGCGTTCGAGTTCGATCGCATCACCGTGCAGCCCAACACCCTCGACGCCCATCGGCTCAGCGGCTGCGCGCAGCGGCAGGGCTCGCAGGATGCGATGGTGGAAGCGCTGTTCAGGGCGTTCTTCGAGCAGGGCGTCAGTCTCAACGATCACGAGGCGCTGGCCGACCTCGCCTCGGCGGTGGGGTTCGACTGGCGCCAGGTCGCTGAATACCTGGCGAGCGCGACCGACGTGCCGGCGGTCGAACGGCTGGAGCTCGAAGCCCGCAATGCAGGCATCGACATCGTGCCGTTCTTCGTCTTCAACGGCAAAGTCACCGTTGCGGGCGCACATGAAGTGCCGGTGCTGCTCGGAGCGATGGCGCAGGCTACGGAACCCGCATCCGTATCGTGCCGTCCTGTCGCGACGTGA
- a CDS encoding 6-bladed beta-propeller, with product MKVGSNDYTYELVEDFAKLPEGESFGLISRLTTDSKGRLYVFQRKDPAVLVFDTDGKFLRSWGSGEFKRPHGFRIVDDLVYLTDQTDNVAMVYTLDGKLVRQLGTRGQASDTGCEDWHNLPLRAAGPFNHPTEIMPGPSGDLYVTDGYRNSRVHRFTKDGELIQSWGQPGKSAPGEFHLPHSMAISPDGTLYVSDRANSRVQIFTPDGKSIGMWTGMGGPNDMARDEDGIFYLLEQKTATSGPSVSVRDANGAVLTRWEMPHAHGMGIDSGGNIYVGRTKELRVDKYARVH from the coding sequence ATGAAAGTCGGATCGAACGACTACACGTACGAGCTCGTCGAGGACTTTGCCAAGCTGCCCGAGGGCGAAAGCTTCGGCCTGATCAGCAGGCTTACGACCGATTCCAAAGGTCGGCTGTACGTGTTCCAGCGCAAGGACCCCGCCGTGCTGGTTTTCGACACGGACGGGAAATTCCTGCGTTCGTGGGGAAGCGGCGAATTCAAGCGCCCGCACGGCTTCAGGATCGTCGACGACCTCGTTTACCTGACCGACCAGACCGATAACGTGGCGATGGTCTACACGCTCGACGGCAAGCTCGTCCGGCAGTTGGGCACGCGCGGCCAGGCTTCCGACACCGGCTGCGAGGACTGGCACAACCTCCCCTTGCGGGCGGCAGGGCCGTTCAACCATCCGACCGAGATCATGCCGGGACCGTCCGGCGATCTCTACGTGACCGACGGCTATCGCAACAGCCGGGTCCATCGCTTCACCAAAGACGGCGAGCTGATCCAGTCATGGGGACAACCCGGCAAGAGCGCGCCGGGCGAGTTCCATCTGCCTCACAGCATGGCGATCTCCCCCGACGGCACGTTGTACGTGAGCGACCGGGCGAACTCGCGCGTGCAGATCTTCACGCCGGACGGCAAGTCGATCGGCATGTGGACCGGAATGGGCGGCCCGAACGACATGGCGAGAGACGAGGACGGAATCTTCTATCTGCTGGAGCAAAAGACCGCGACGAGCGGCCCGTCGGTCAGCGTACGCGACGCCAACGGCGCGGTACTGACCCGCTGGGAGATGCCTCACGCGCACGGCATGGGCATCGATTCGGGCGGCAACATCTATGTCGGACGCACCAAGGAGCTTCGCGTCGACAAGTACGCAAGGGTGCATTGA
- a CDS encoding cupin domain-containing protein encodes MTLRVRRVVTGHDTNGKAVIASDETLTAVPRRIGGNITGCEIWSTDRMPVDNSREADAAQRAGFVVRHNYVGNGQGTTCRITEFAPGHGRFPHRTETVDYAILLSGEIDLELDGDEVVHLKAGDVVVQRGTLHTWINHGPVPAVFAFILIDANPAEADGELLRTVY; translated from the coding sequence ATGACTTTACGAGTGAGGCGTGTCGTGACCGGACACGACACGAACGGCAAGGCGGTCATCGCCAGCGACGAGACGCTGACCGCGGTCCCACGCCGCATCGGCGGCAACATCACCGGCTGCGAGATCTGGTCGACCGATCGCATGCCCGTCGACAACTCGCGCGAAGCCGACGCGGCGCAACGGGCGGGCTTTGTCGTGCGCCACAACTACGTGGGCAACGGTCAGGGCACGACGTGCCGCATCACCGAGTTCGCGCCCGGTCACGGCCGTTTTCCCCATCGAACCGAGACCGTCGACTACGCGATCCTGTTGTCGGGCGAGATCGACCTCGAGCTCGACGGCGACGAGGTCGTGCACCTGAAAGCCGGCGATGTGGTCGTCCAGCGCGGCACCCTGCACACCTGGATCAACCACGGCCCGGTACCGGCGGTGTTCGCGTTCATCCTGATCGACGCCAATCCGGCCGAGGCGGACGGGGAATTGTTGCGCACCGTCTATTGA
- a CDS encoding PilT/PilU family type 4a pilus ATPase encodes MHKLLAGMSQAGGSDLFISHDFPPSMKAHGAMRPLTQQKLTGEVTAKLAHAMMNERQREEFAKELECNFAISIPGVSRFRVNVYVQQQHVGMVIRTIANEIPHFEKLGLPEVLKEIIMAKRGLVLVVGGTGSGKSTSLAALIDHRNRTSAGHIITVEDPVEYVHQSKQSLVTHREVGIDTLSWHQALKNTLRQAPDVILIGEIRDRETMEHAITFAETGHLCLATLHSNNANQTLDRVINFFPEDRRQQLLMDLSANLRAIVSQRLVRTIDGNGRIAAVEILINTPTIAERIFKGEFHEIKALMGKSRELGMRTFDWALFDLYNDGLISYEEALRNADSTNELRLNIKLKSQRGEPASPGGAELSFDQERAAAELEKQRQEELAKQEERRNEFEQARMQKLEVQNPAPAAAPDAPLTLQLEEP; translated from the coding sequence ATGCACAAGCTTCTCGCCGGGATGAGCCAGGCGGGAGGATCGGACCTTTTCATCTCGCACGATTTTCCGCCGAGCATGAAAGCGCACGGCGCGATGCGTCCGCTCACGCAGCAGAAGCTCACCGGCGAGGTCACGGCCAAGCTCGCGCACGCGATGATGAACGAGCGCCAGCGCGAGGAGTTCGCGAAAGAGCTCGAGTGCAACTTCGCGATCTCGATCCCGGGCGTGTCGCGGTTCCGGGTCAACGTCTACGTGCAGCAGCAGCACGTCGGCATGGTGATCCGCACGATCGCGAACGAGATCCCGCACTTCGAGAAGCTCGGGCTGCCCGAGGTCCTCAAGGAGATCATCATGGCGAAGCGCGGCCTCGTGCTCGTCGTGGGCGGCACGGGCTCCGGCAAATCGACTTCGCTGGCTGCGCTCATCGACCATCGCAACCGCACGAGCGCCGGCCACATCATCACGGTCGAGGACCCCGTCGAATACGTGCACCAGTCGAAGCAGTCGCTCGTCACCCATCGCGAAGTGGGCATCGACACGCTGTCGTGGCACCAGGCGCTCAAGAACACGCTGCGCCAGGCGCCCGACGTGATCCTCATCGGCGAGATCCGCGACCGCGAGACCATGGAGCACGCGATCACGTTCGCCGAGACCGGGCACCTGTGTCTGGCGACGCTGCATTCGAACAACGCGAACCAGACGCTCGACCGCGTCATCAACTTCTTTCCGGAAGATCGGCGTCAGCAGCTCCTGATGGACCTCTCCGCGAACCTGCGCGCGATCGTGTCGCAGCGCCTGGTGCGCACGATAGACGGGAACGGCCGCATCGCCGCGGTCGAGATCCTCATCAACACCCCGACGATCGCCGAGCGCATCTTCAAGGGCGAGTTTCACGAGATCAAGGCGCTCATGGGCAAGTCGCGCGAGCTCGGCATGCGCACCTTCGACTGGGCGCTGTTCGACCTGTACAACGACGGGCTGATCTCCTACGAGGAAGCGCTGCGCAACGCCGACTCGACGAACGAGCTTCGCCTCAACATCAAGCTCAAGAGCCAGCGCGGAGAGCCTGCATCGCCGGGCGGCGCGGAGCTCTCTTTCGATCAGGAGCGCGCGGCCGCGGAGCTCGAAAAGCAGCGCCAAGAGGAGCTCGCGAAGCAGGAGGAACGGCGCAACGAGTTCGAGCAGGCGCGGATGCAAAAGCTCGAGGTGCAGAACCCCGCGCCCGCGGCGGCCCCGGACGCGCCGCTCACCCTGCAGCTCGAGGAGCCGTAA
- a CDS encoding 2-hydroxyacid dehydrogenase yields the protein MGIGVLALVGISPERAAALAAAGYELIEGKKYATRDEALRAAGEKARAVLTNGRGGISGAEMQLLPKLELICAVGAGYEAVDMGVARSRGIAVANSPDTNAPAVADSAMMLLMAATRHVLKADRFVRDGGWQEQWRVETPTISGKRLGILGMGKIGGRIAHRAADGFDMEVGYHNRSEVAGSEHRYFASAVELAKWADFLVSSTPGGAGTKHLVNAEVLEALGPKGYVVNVSRGTVVDTRALLDALRDKRIAGAGLDVLEGEPGVPPLLKDLLALDNVVITPHVAGRAPEAQSAATGTILKNLNAHFAGKALFSPV from the coding sequence ATGGGTATCGGTGTGCTGGCGCTGGTGGGTATCTCGCCCGAGCGCGCCGCGGCGCTTGCCGCGGCGGGATACGAGCTGATCGAAGGCAAGAAATACGCAACGCGCGACGAGGCGCTGCGCGCCGCGGGGGAAAAGGCGAGGGCGGTGCTCACCAACGGCCGCGGCGGCATCAGCGGTGCGGAGATGCAATTGCTGCCCAAGCTCGAGCTGATCTGCGCCGTCGGCGCCGGCTACGAGGCGGTGGATATGGGGGTTGCGCGCAGCCGCGGCATCGCGGTCGCGAACTCGCCCGATACCAACGCGCCCGCGGTGGCCGACTCCGCGATGATGCTGCTGATGGCGGCGACGCGGCACGTGCTGAAGGCCGATCGCTTCGTGCGCGACGGCGGCTGGCAGGAGCAGTGGCGCGTGGAGACGCCGACGATCTCGGGCAAGCGCCTGGGCATCCTCGGCATGGGCAAGATCGGCGGTCGCATCGCGCACCGCGCAGCCGACGGTTTCGACATGGAGGTCGGGTATCACAACCGCTCGGAGGTCGCGGGCTCTGAGCATCGCTATTTCGCGAGCGCCGTGGAGCTTGCGAAGTGGGCGGACTTTCTCGTGTCCTCCACGCCGGGCGGCGCGGGCACCAAGCACCTCGTCAACGCCGAAGTGCTGGAGGCGCTCGGGCCGAAAGGCTACGTGGTCAACGTGAGCCGCGGCACCGTCGTCGACACCCGGGCGCTGCTCGATGCGCTGCGCGACAAGCGGATCGCCGGTGCGGGGCTCGATGTGCTCGAAGGCGAGCCCGGCGTGCCGCCGCTCTTGAAAGACCTGCTTGCGCTGGACAACGTGGTGATCACGCCGCACGTCGCCGGCCGCGCGCCCGAAGCGCAGAGCGCGGCGACCGGGACCATCCTCAAAAACCTGAACGCGCACTTCGCGGGGAAGGCCCTGTTCTCGCCGGTCTAG